CTCCAGCGTGCTTCGCCATCAACAAATCCCTCTGATGCTCGCCAAAAATGAGCCGCTTCCGTTACAGTAAATACGTGGCGCTTAACCGAAAACCGTTTCCCTATTCGGTAGGCAAACACCAGATATGCATGCAGCTCTGTCTGAGTGAAGCTCACCTGCATCCACCACGGCCTCAAGTATTTCTGGATGTAGTACCACACATCCATCCTCGGTAGCGGCCGCGCCATGTCTTGAGCGGCACcgggctgcagagaaaacgagCAAAGGCATGTAACCGCCGGTCACGAATTGCAGAATACTCGGGGATCCGCGCCGAACACGGTagacggcgagaggctgAGATCTAGGCCTATACATCCACACGGGGATGCCTACagacacgcatatatatgaCCTGCGGGTGTGCTGCGTTGATCGCCATCATCTGCTCTCGGAGAACCAGGTGACCACGAccccgaggcgcgcgggcacATAGTCTACAGCCAAAGATTTGAAGAACCAGCGCTTACTatgacgccgacgacgatgacgacgaaCAGCGCGAAAAGCATCAAGCTTCCACGCCGTCCGAGCCAGTTACTCGACGCTCCCCTGCACTGTCGCGTGCGCTCGGTGCTGGTGAAACTGCCCTTCcatcgcggcgcaggcgacctgGGCACTCGCATATTCCCCGGTGGAGAAGAAAAGTTAACGACAGGGACCCGGTCAGGTACGCGGGAAGTTGAAAATCCTCCTGACCGCTCAAAGCCGAACAAAGAGGAACATAGTGAAATCTTTATGGAGAAACGCGCTGAAGATCTCCGCGGTCAAGCGACGCAGGGCGGTGTCTAACGCAGATTAgtccctcggcgccctccAGACAGGCGCCGGTCGGCAAACGTCTGCGGCGGAATTTTCACTTCGCTTGGCCAACGGTTTTTTTTCTAACACGCGGTGAGAGTTATAGTGGATAAGGAGACAAAGAACCTGGTCGGGTCCTCCGCAGGTGTCTCCGGATCGGtcagcgcgccggcctcgatGGTCTGCAGAGTTTTTGCGGGTGTGCGATGCCTTGCCAGGCTGCAACGAAAAAGGTTCGATGGTGGAAATTCGAGTGAAGCCCTCGTGAGACACAGGCATACGGGAGCAGAAAAACTGTCCTATTTTGGCAAGTGAGAAAAACACGCGAAAGAGCTGGTCTTCTGGAGAGGTGACGGTTAGACAACGATAATGCCCTCCAGAATCGCGCACCGACAATCCGCTGTGCAACGCCGCATCTGCGTCTGCCAACACACCTCAGAAGTCTATTTCCTCCAGGCTACGTGGCAGAACTAAGAAATCTTCGACTCCTCGGTGAATTCTGCAACGAATGTCGCAAGACGGACTGCAGGTCGACGGACGCCGTGCTTCCCCGCAGCGGACGTCTGAAAGAACACTGCGAACTACCGCCTGGGACAGCGGCATCCGCACAATGAAACACCCTGTTTTGCGCCAGGGAGAAACTGTACATGAGCCAGCACCACTGGAGCAAATAAGAGGAACAACGAAGCATAAAGAAAGACTCCGATCTGCGTGTCTGGCTAGCTACAGAGAGGTCCTGGCTCCACCCGGTGTACATGCATCGATAGTGGAACGCATGCAAGTTTTCCAAGTCGTGACGAGACTTTCCGTGAAACTCTAGATTCCACCACGGCATGTCCGCTGAAGTCTCGCAAATGTGGCATAGTGGTGCATAAACTGGCGCACACATTGGAGGAAGGAATGGGAGGCGGAAACGTGCGACTTGCATATTGAGGTCACGTGGGGCATGTCAATTCACAGAGACGCCACAGCTGAGCGAAAGACGTGAATCTCAGAAAACGTAGTCACTCAGGCGCGAGTTTCCGGCAAGCCGAGAATCCGCATAAGCGAAGGTGCCGCTACTGTGGCACAAGCGTGCAAGGCGCGATGTGTTCCAGCCAGCCTCAAGTACTCAGTCTGGTGTAGAGAACACACACCCGAGTCGTAGCAGCGGATTCAGACTGACTGTACGATCGCATCGTGACAACTCTTGTGCGAGCTTCGCCAGAAATCAATGAGCTCTTGAACATACGTGGAGCCTAACTCTCATGCAGTCTGTGAGAGGCGATGGCGGCATCGCAAGCCACTACTACTTAAACGAGACTGACTACACAGCGCGTCCCGAGTGAGGAGCCGCACAGCGATGAAAGTGTTGTCTTGCGCAAGCGTAGCGCCACCGTATACATACCTGTTGTTTCTTGTGAAGCTTTGCACACACACTGGACAGGTAGAAACGTTGTTGGGCATGCAGGCAGTTTGAGCTGGTCAGACGAGCGCCCGACTGAGCATCAGCTAGACGGCAGGTCTTCTGTTTCCCGTTAGGTGGCGCGGGAACTGAGTCCGACACGCGTGAGCGACCTTTTGTGTGCAGGTATTTACCCGCTCTCTCTTGAGTATAGCAGACTGCGGAGGTATTCTGGAAAAGCAAACTGACCAAATGCTGTGTTTTGAGTTGCATGAGAACAACGTGATCACGATGGCCACATCGCCTCAAGATCAGCAACACACGATGCATTCGCCACGCGCAGGCAATGTATGAACTGCTGTGGTCGGAAACTCTCGCGTGGGATGCTGCCAGAGTGTTCCACCGTGCTGTCGTAGTGAATCTTGCGCGCAGGTGCATGTGACCGTACCTGCTATTTTTTTTCCGTCGAGCGGCCTAGCAAGCACTGTAGATGTGAGCAGGTGTGCATTCTCAAATTCACTGTGCCACATTGTTCTTCGCAGCATGCTCTCTGCACCACAGGAATACTTGTGACTGAGGATCTTGCCAGCTGGCGAGGTGTCTGTAGCTTCGAGAAACAGCTCTAGCCCGGTCGTGGCGTCTCGGCCTGGTTGAGGCGGGTAATGAGTGACATAATTCTAGGCATCGATGACTGGCCTTAGCCGGCCTGCGCCCTCCATGGTTCACGAAGAATTTCTACGCGAAAAACAGTGTATTGACCAGAGTTGCACGCAGAGGGTCCTGCATCGGAGGCTCAGCATGGATGGAAATATCACCTGCTTTCAAAAGACTGCGGATCTGGAGACCACTCAAAAATTTCTGACTCTGGCCTTTCCGAAAAAATGCTCCCTCCCGCTCTCAGCAACTACTCAAACCTACGCCTTCTTTACCGCACACTCCCTCCCACgcctttccccccccctcgagCCTCTCACAGCTCGCCAAAAACCAACACAAAATAGATGGATGCAGGCTAGCTGACACCTCGACTGGGTTCAGTACCAACTGGCCAAGCGCAGGTGGAAACGTTTGATGTGTTTGTGGGACTACAGCTCTAAATCGTGCTCCCTAGAACGTCTAGCAAGCATCAGAGCCAGGAGGTGCTGTCTCGCTTCGGGCTCAGCACTCTCCCCCAGGAAAAACTCTAGTGAATGAGGGCCTCAGAGTCTGGCTCCGTGGGAAGATCGAAGACACTAACATCATCGTGCGGGAATGCCCTCTTCCCCACTACGGGCGAGGGGGCGTCAAGAGCCAGACTCGAGAGAGCGCCACCATTCTCAACAGCACCACTCGGCTCCGCCTCTTTGCCGTAGACAGAAAATGCGAGAAACGAAGAGgacgtggcggcgcgcgcccggccGAGGTCTCCGCTTCCAAGGTAGGTCTGCGCGATACTGGCCTGCTCCGCGAGCTCTCGGATCCCCTGAAAGACAACACACGCCAGCGGACGACATCAAGGGCGTGGCGCGCAGCGTTGAATTGCTCGCGGCGTTCCCAGACCGGCACGAAGCCACAAACATCaacagaggcgaggcagaacTCAGCCGATCACGAGGCGCCCTAACAGCACCACTGacccgcgcagctgctttcGAGAGGAGTCACCGAGTCACCGGAAGCGTCTAGCTAAATTAGAAGTCACAACCCGCGATTCCGGCGTATACGTCATGAGTTCATGTCGGTGCTAAAAAGACCTTTTTCCGCGTTCTCGCAAACCGGAACTAAAGGGATTGCCCGGCTGCGTGCCGTGCTAGTCCTCGTGTGAAGGGTATTAGAGTCATTGTGGGgtgcccccccctcgccccccccccccccgggtTTGGTTCATcactccgccgcggcgtacCTGAAGAATGCGTGCATGCTGTCCCGCCAGGAGTTTCTTGGAGTCGGCCACGACTTTGTTTTGCTGCATGAGTTGAGCGATTTCCTGCTCTAGACGCACCTTGTCGTCAGACACCCCTCGGTGCTGCTCGGTCAAATGTTTGACTGTTTTTTCCAGGTgaaggacgcggagggagactcttcgggtcgcggcgacgaccacgccgcagtccgcgagctccgctggcggccgcggaggcgtggcGAGGTCAGGGCCGCTGTTTGAAGAGCTTGCAGTTCCGTGCATGTCCGCGAAGTCGAGAATATGGTCGATGACCTGGCGCTTCTCATTCTGCAGCCGCTCGACCTCGTCGCAGGCTTTTCGGTAGTCCTTCGCGAAGTTCTCTTTCAAACGATTTTGCTCTTCGGCGACTCGCCTGACGCACTCATCCATCTCGAGTCGCTGCCGTTCTTTGTTTTCCTCGACAATGTTCCGTTCATTGTTCAGCGCGTCCTGAAGCTTGTTCCTCTCCGTCACGGCCTCTGCGAGCTTCGTCTCGAGACTCGCAATCTGGTCTGCGAGGTGTCGtttgtcttcctccgcgcgtcggTACTCCTGCTcaaggcgcccgcgctctTCCTCCACGCGTTTCGTGACAGTAGCGgcttcctcccgcgccgACTCCAGCGCGCGGACCCTCTTCTCGAACTTATgtttctcctcgtcgtgcGTCAGCTGCAGATTCTGCAGTGCTTGCTGCTTGTCCTCGCCAACCTGCTTGTTTTTCGCTGTAAGCGTGCGAATCCTCATGCCCAACATCCGGCTCTCTTCATtgagctgcttcgcgcgatCGCTCAGCTGTTTCTTCTCCACGAGAAGATCCTGAACTTGCTCTGCCGCCCTCTTCTGTTCCTCTGTCATCAACCGAAGCTGCAGCCGTGAAAAGACAATCCGCATACCACGTGAGATCTCTGCCTGGCGCCTCCGTTTTTCGCACCGCCGCACTTCTGCCTAGTTCACGGCGGGCGATATGGACACTCCAGCAGAGTTTTTTGTTTTGGCGCGTGTGCTACTGCGTCGTCAAGATCCGTTTGCTCCCGATGCAGGCCCCATCTCCACCGGACACCCTCGAAGCAAGTCTCTCCCCCGTATGCCTTCGCTCGTATTTCGGAGTGTTCGCTCATACTCCTGCTCACAGGCCAactcttttctctgcagctgcttcgcagAGCCGCCTGAGGCCACTGACTCACGCTCAGCGCTTCCCAGGCCTCCAGACTAGCTACTGCCTCGAAAGAAGCGCAAACGCCATTAAGCCTCCGGCACGCAAACCGCTTTGGAGGCGCATTCGACCTCCTTGTTCTCGGTTGAAGAGGTAGATGCCTGACTCACCTGGTCAGCAGTATCTTGACGCTTCTTGTGGAGAGCCTTGTTTTTCTCACGAAGGTCCGCGATTTCCTGAGAAAACAGCAGATGTAGCATACCAGAGGTTCTCGTGAAAAGCAGCCGGTCGGACGCCGGAAGAGATTCGCAGGAACACGGCGAAAACTGCTCCTGGCAGCGGCTGGAGCAAAGATAACACgttgcgcacgcgcgcctgctgagCCCGATACCCCTCGCGGGAGAGGCCATTTCTCGCTGCGTTCGCCGTCCCAGAATCCACTCAGCTGCGTAGAGCTACTACTTCAAGCGCAGCATGTGCCGTTTCGCTTCGGGACGAAGAACGTGCCGCCCGcacgagctgcagaggcgcattCGCCAGGAAACGTTTTGTATTCGTGCCGCACGGTGTAGACAGCCCGGAACGAATTTGCACGCGCCACTGAATCGACCAGCGGGGACGGAGAAGCAAAGCGGAATGGAGAGTGCCCTGGTTTTTTTGATGTAGACTGCCGTGCGGGCTCCTCCAGCCTTGGGAGGACACGGCTGCCGGCCGTCGGAAGCTCCGCACGCAAAAGAGCGCCATTGAAGTCTTCGCGTGATGGCGGTTTTCGTCGCACTCACCGCATTCAGCTTCTCCTGAGTTTCGCCTAGTCTTCCTATCGAAGCCTTGTGGCTCTCTCTTTCGTTCTCGAGCTGCGCTCGGGCTTCGGCAGTCTCCTGCCGACTGTCGGCGAGCTGCACAGACAACTCGCTGTTGTTTTGCTGCAGGTTGCGAACTTGATCCTGCAAAATCGTGTGGTCGTGCGTCAGCCGCTGGAGTTTCTCGATGAGACTTCTGTTTTCGCTCAGCAGAGACGTGCGGCCCTCCTGCAGTTGACCAACCTCTCTCTGGAGCTTCTTGAGTTGCTCCTGCAGCTGACGCTCGACGCCCTTCAGCTTTTCGTGGTCGTCAGACAGCCGCTGGTACTCATTCCCCAATTCGCTGAGGCGGTTGAGGAACTCTGGAGAGAAAGCCATTTTTAAAGACACGAATCAACGTggcggacgaggcgacggcggcagaggcgtcCTGCGCTCGCATCAGCGCCAcgccgcgagacggcgcgcgggaACACGTGCCTTGGGGAGGAACCAGGGAAGTGCTGGCTCCGGACACGAACGCTTGAAGCCAAGCTGGAcgggacgagagagagagagaacgcagcggaggaccgcgacggcgaggagtgAAGAGAGAAGTGTGCCACAGAGACTGCCTTCCTTCGCGAGAAGCGGGGAGAGTGACGCGTGCAGAGTGGAGCGAAGGATGAACAGAAACGTGCTTTGTCGCCCGTCCGACGCTGAGTGACGCTAAGTGACGGCGTATGCAGTCAATATCCGCGGGGAGGTTGAGAGCGAGGCCCGCAGTAGCGCGGGGATGCGCCAGAAAAGGTCACTGAAGACACGCCCCCCCGAAAatcggcgcagcagccactGTCTTCGTTCAAcgtcctctccttccctgAGGAGAACGAGCCAGTGCTAAAGAGAGAGGGGAAGAGATTTCCGTCTGGCAGCTGATTTTCAAAGGAGGTGCCAAGGACGATAAGGTTTTCAAGGCGCAAGACGCACGGATGAAATTCGAACACGAACGGTTCAGATTCCCCAGGCAGACAGTTGTGTACAAGACACCCTTCACGGGGTTTCGAAAGAGAGACGTTTCTCCATTGGGATAGAGCGTgaaaagacagaaaaagtCGTAAAAGTTTCCTTGTTAGCTCCACTCTCGCCGGAAATCGGACTCGCGGGGCGAGAGACGACACTCCTTCGACGCTCGTCCGCTGACGTCGAGCTAatgtgtctgcggcgccaccCTCCTCGCCACGTGCCTTCTGCCGGTCGATTGTGATGCGGAAGGCGACCAGAACGAACCCGGCTGCTTCACACACGGGCTACAAGAGTCCTGTGGATGTgtgcaggcagcgcggcggaaaaGCTGTTCAACGAAAACTTCTCTGCGATATTGTTTCCAACTCGACGGCTCAAGCGTTTGCCAGCATGTTTGCACTCTGCAACCCCCTACAACGTGGCGCGCGAACGAGCATTTCGGCCGCTCTGTCGGGGTGAGGGGCGACGCTTGCCATTTACCGACATCCTCTCCGGCTACGCCAGAAGGACAAGACATACTCAGACAACATCACTGCCTGCTGAACAGGTCCACAAACATCGCCTAGGCATGCCTCTACGCCTGAACTCTTTcgcaccgcggcggcgtgcgcactCTCGACAGGAGATTGCGGGTTTTCAGCGCCTGTGAGGCTCGTCGCAAGGCGAAATCATCAGCTTCCGACTACACAGTAAGCCTACTAGACACAAGGAGCTTGGCAAGCATGGATAGCGTCGTATGAACGACAGTGCATGAGTCTGTTGGAGTGTATAATGTCGGCTTGTACTGCGGGTTAGAGGTTTTATTAGGCCGCTGAGCACCGCACGGCGGCCCGTCCACATTCTGCTGTACGCCAAATATCCCGTGGAACTCGACGGTTCTGCTGGAACATGGTCTCTTCGCTTCATTCAGAGCGTGACGTTCACAAAGCTGAAGCAagctttctctgcagcatcTTGCCTGCGAAAGAGCTAAACAGACAGGTTCGGCTGAGACCGATTGCGTTTGGGGTTGCCGTCGCGAGCACCTTGTACGAATGCCAAACGGGAAATGTGAGATTCGAACCGTAGCCGCAGGACACAGGAGCCTCGTCAGCGCGATGAGACACCTGTCTACTGCAGCTCCCAGGCGCAGAACAGCGCATCGACGCCTACAGTAACACTGCTTTCTCGCGCTGAGCATGCAAGAGGACGGGCCTGTCTGCGAGTCCGTCATCTCAACAGCCAACCTGACGGCACACAAACTTCGTATCTTGCGAAGAACGCCGTCCGAAGTCCAATAGACTGTTTCGTGGATCGCCTGAAGACTGGCTACCAGCACATTTGTGGCCTATGGTCTCAGTAAAGCCGAGCTGTTCTGATGCCTTATTTCGTGACGGTTGAGACCCAAGGAAGCTTTCGAGCTTTGCCAAACTAAACACAGCTTCACGAGACATGGATTCTTGAAAGGCTGCTCTGGAACGGCAGCCAAACCTCTGCCAACGCATGAAGCACTTGTACAAAGCAGAATGCCCATGTCTTCACGGGCGGACTATCACAAAGTGCAGACGCACTCTGCAGCTTCCAGACATGCATTGTGGCGTTTTTCCGATTCATCGGTGGAGAACCTCCAGGCGGAAGGAAAGACTGTCGAACAAGATAAAGTAGCCGTTCATTCAAACTACGACTAGACTGCACCACTGTCGTTCTTTTTATGAAGGCGCACAAACGCTGGAAGCGTTTCTGTGCCTTCATGAACGAAATCGATCGCGCAAGAAATCGACAACGGACGAGCACTCCCTACACAAGtggagaaaaaacgcagggGCAGAAACCTGTGGGGGAGTGCTAGAGAGCCAACGAGAGTTAACGTCCACAAGTCTGACATTCTACTCCGAGAATCGGCAACCCGTCGGCGCTTTGCGGCTGCCTAGCCCGCACTACGGGGTTTttcgtatatatattttatCTGTGAATCGGCCTTAAAGCGTGCGTACGTGGGCAGTTGAGCAATGAGGACCTGTGAATATTTATGTGTGCCTCAACGCAATGTGAATATATGTCCACTTTCGCATTACCATCTAtgttcttcgtctcgcgccaAGTGCGTGTGCACTCCATA
This DNA window, taken from Besnoitia besnoiti strain Bb-Ger1 chromosome III, whole genome shotgun sequence, encodes the following:
- a CDS encoding hypothetical protein (encoded by transcript BESB_046390) encodes the protein MLFALFVVIVVGVIPGAAQDMARPLPRMDVWYYIQKYLRPWWMQWLLTVLIFVSFLILSQLSWFMPPDRNGLDQSMRRR
- a CDS encoding hypothetical protein (encoded by transcript BESB_046400) encodes the protein MAFSPEFLNRLSELGNEYQRLSDDHEKLKGVERQLQEQLKKLQREVGQLQEGRTSLLSENRSLIEKLQRLTHDHTILQDQVRNLQQNNSELSVQLADSRQETAEARAQLENERESHKASIGRLGETQEKLNAEIADLREKNKALHKKRQDTADQLRLMTEEQKRAAEQVQDLLVEKKQLSDRAKQLNEESRMLGMRIRTLTAKNKQVGEDKQQALQNLQLTHDEEKHKFEKRVRALESAREEAATVTKRVEEERGRLEQEYRRAEEDKRHLADQIASLETKLAEAVTERNKLQDALNNERNIVEENKERQRLEMDECVRRVAEEQNRLKENFAKDYRKACDEVERLQNEKRQVIDHILDFADMHGTASSSNSGPDLATPPRPPAELADCGVVVAATRRVSLRVLHLEKTVKHLTEQHRGVSDDKVRLEQEIAQLMQQNKVVADSKKLLAGQHARILQGIRELAEQASIAQTYLGSGDLGRARAATSSSFLAFSVYGKEAEPSGAVENGGALSSLALDAPSPVVGKRAFPHDDVSVFDLPTEPDSEALIH